The Streptomyces sp. Mut1 genome window below encodes:
- a CDS encoding family 20 glycosylhydrolase translates to MAPSRGALMAVTAAAAASVAVAGCDGSGAEHRNGSETSRAASSAPSPTPSPTRSYPLSKAPRTIPAVREHTAAHGPGWRPGENSGVVIADGKLADEGKLLAGELKISYRGDVAARAGDIELALAPKDSGGPESYTLRTHDGRVTISGPGEAGVFYGTRTLKQSVRADGSMPEGEVRDRPDKPQRGLNLDIARKHYSATWIEDRLREMADLKLNQLGLHFSDDQAFRIESDTHPEVVSPDHLTKAQVRRIVALAGRLHIEIVPEIDSPGHLGAVLRAHPDLQLHNVSGVASTGSLDISKPGAAKLIDELLGEYAELFGGAYWHLGADEYRALMASNPAASYPQLQRAAVAKYGSGAGIADLATGWLNDRAAVVRKHGMQPKAWNDGLFRDSTVQADKNIEVEYWTGKEYGARSPEEYLREGRKVLNLNDEFMYYVLGQPNAFVYPTGKRIYEQWTPLVLRGTTPVPARYSDQILGGRFAVWGDLPNAQTAAQVAEGIRMPLRATSQKLWDPGKPKLTWEKFRSLAKEIDAG, encoded by the coding sequence ATGGCACCCTCACGCGGCGCTCTCATGGCCGTGACGGCGGCGGCCGCGGCGAGCGTCGCCGTCGCCGGCTGCGACGGCTCCGGAGCCGAACACCGCAACGGCTCCGAGACGTCCCGTGCGGCGTCGTCGGCACCGTCCCCCACCCCCTCCCCGACCCGCAGCTACCCGCTCTCGAAGGCGCCCCGCACCATCCCGGCCGTACGCGAGCACACCGCCGCCCACGGCCCCGGCTGGCGGCCGGGCGAGAACAGCGGGGTCGTCATCGCGGACGGCAAGCTCGCCGACGAGGGGAAGCTGCTCGCCGGCGAGCTGAAGATCAGCTACCGGGGCGATGTGGCGGCCCGTGCCGGGGACATCGAGCTGGCCCTCGCCCCGAAGGACTCCGGCGGGCCGGAGTCGTACACCCTGCGCACCCACGACGGGCGTGTCACGATCAGCGGGCCCGGCGAGGCGGGCGTGTTCTACGGCACCCGCACCCTCAAGCAGTCCGTGCGCGCCGACGGCTCCATGCCCGAGGGCGAGGTGCGCGACCGGCCCGACAAGCCGCAGCGCGGTCTCAACCTCGACATCGCGCGCAAGCACTACAGCGCCACCTGGATCGAGGACCGGCTGCGCGAGATGGCCGACCTCAAGCTCAACCAGCTCGGCCTGCACTTCTCCGACGACCAGGCCTTCCGCATCGAGTCCGACACCCACCCCGAAGTCGTCTCGCCCGACCACCTCACCAAGGCGCAGGTGCGGCGCATCGTCGCGCTGGCCGGCCGGCTGCACATCGAGATCGTCCCGGAGATCGACTCGCCCGGTCATCTCGGCGCGGTCCTGCGCGCCCACCCCGACCTCCAGCTGCACAACGTCTCCGGGGTGGCGTCGACCGGGTCGCTGGACATCTCCAAACCGGGCGCGGCCAAGCTGATCGACGAACTCCTCGGCGAGTACGCCGAGCTGTTCGGCGGCGCCTACTGGCATCTGGGCGCCGACGAGTACCGCGCGCTGATGGCGAGCAACCCCGCCGCCTCGTACCCGCAGCTCCAGCGCGCGGCCGTCGCGAAGTACGGCTCCGGGGCCGGTATCGCCGACCTCGCGACCGGCTGGCTCAACGACCGGGCCGCGGTGGTCCGCAAGCACGGCATGCAGCCGAAGGCCTGGAACGACGGGCTCTTCCGGGACAGCACGGTCCAGGCCGACAAGAACATCGAGGTCGAGTACTGGACGGGCAAGGAGTACGGGGCCCGGTCGCCGGAGGAGTACCTGCGCGAGGGCCGCAAGGTCCTGAACCTCAACGACGAGTTCATGTACTACGTGCTCGGCCAGCCCAACGCCTTCGTCTACCCCACCGGCAAGCGGATCTACGAGCAGTGGACCCCGCTCGTCCTGCGCGGCACCACCCCCGTCCCGGCGCGCTACTCGGACCAGATCCTGGGCGGCCGGTTCGCCGTCTGGGGCGACCTGCCGAACGCCCAGACCGCCGCACAGGTGGCCGAGGGCATCCGGATGCCGCTGCGGGCGACGTCCCAGAAGCTGTGGGACCCGGGCAAACCGAAGCTGACCTGGGAGAAGTTCCGCTCGCTGGCGAAGGAGATCGACGCGGGCTGA